A single window of Methylobacterium oryzae DNA harbors:
- the repC gene encoding replication initiation protein RepC, whose amino-acid sequence METVHSGGRPLTRAALAGRRRALEDGRTISRKELAAAGRDAAKALRLRPALRAILSALCAVWGEQEWERLVVWPSNEHLCGMTGLSERALRYGLRDLVALELVTPRDSANGKRFAVRAPGGAIIDAFGFDLTPIVARKGEWANALMEATARDDHRRRSFELLTVRRRAVAEALHGLLMRFPQIEVGDLLAARESLELDTPRRRAAGTDPDLVLEAWGELQVMAEERFYQAASAGNSGRHIEQDPDTPTDPCANGSREEPGPIRLPDAELVAAACPVAAEMVANLKTAADVIEAGRLMRGGIGAHPSAWSEACESLGAFRAACLVLIVAQLHDDETRRGEIRIKNPGGYFRQLVRLMAEGRYGLEAELMAMRRRKMT is encoded by the coding sequence GTGGAGACGGTTCATTCCGGTGGCCGGCCGCTCACGCGCGCCGCGCTCGCCGGTCGGAGACGTGCGCTCGAGGACGGGCGAACGATCTCCCGCAAGGAGCTCGCGGCCGCCGGCCGGGACGCGGCCAAGGCCTTGCGCCTGCGCCCTGCCCTGCGCGCGATCCTGTCGGCGCTCTGTGCCGTGTGGGGCGAGCAGGAGTGGGAGCGCCTGGTGGTGTGGCCCTCGAACGAGCACCTGTGCGGGATGACAGGCCTGTCCGAGCGCGCACTGCGCTACGGGCTGCGCGACCTCGTTGCCCTGGAGCTCGTCACGCCCCGCGACAGCGCGAACGGGAAACGCTTCGCTGTGCGCGCCCCGGGCGGGGCGATCATCGACGCTTTCGGGTTCGACCTGACGCCAATCGTGGCGCGAAAGGGCGAATGGGCGAATGCGCTCATGGAGGCGACCGCGAGAGATGACCACCGGCGGCGTTCGTTCGAGCTTTTGACCGTCCGACGCCGGGCGGTAGCCGAGGCGCTCCACGGCCTTCTAATGCGATTTCCCCAGATCGAGGTCGGCGATCTGCTCGCTGCACGCGAGTCCCTGGAGCTCGATACACCCCGGAGGCGAGCGGCCGGCACCGACCCGGACCTGGTGCTCGAGGCCTGGGGAGAGCTGCAGGTCATGGCAGAGGAACGCTTCTATCAAGCCGCCTCTGCCGGCAATTCCGGCCGGCACATAGAACAAGACCCCGATACTCCTACCGATCCTTGTGCAAACGGCTCTCGAGAGGAGCCTGGGCCGATCCGTCTGCCCGACGCCGAACTCGTCGCGGCCGCCTGTCCTGTCGCGGCCGAGATGGTTGCGAATCTCAAGACCGCGGCGGACGTCATCGAGGCCGGGCGCCTGATGCGGGGCGGGATCGGGGCACACCCGTCGGCCTGGTCGGAGGCGTGCGAATCTCTCGGCGCCTTCCGCGCCGCCTGCCTGGTGCTGATCGTCGCCCAGCTCCACGACGATGAGACGCGCCGCGGAGAGATTCGCATCAAGAACCCGGGCGGCTACTTCCGGCAGCTCGTGCGTTTGATGGCAGAGGGGCGCTACGGGCTCGAGGCCGAGCTCATGGCAATGCGTAGAAGGAAGATGACGTGA
- a CDS encoding helix-turn-helix domain-containing protein, translating to MTTKPVQRPYENTTMAVYLRNQIDNLGDLGINQREIALAAGYDKPNILSMFKRGETKVPLNKALALAKALRCDPSFFFRLAAQQPDMPISASEIEKIFPNSVSAGEMKIVNAIRTATGGDVDPTDEQLEAVSDVFRVKERRGVSPVPKSL from the coding sequence TTGACGACGAAGCCAGTTCAGCGCCCCTATGAAAACACCACGATGGCTGTCTATCTGAGAAACCAGATCGACAATCTTGGTGATCTAGGTATCAACCAGCGCGAAATCGCCTTAGCCGCAGGCTACGACAAGCCGAACATTCTTTCCATGTTCAAGCGCGGCGAGACGAAGGTGCCTCTGAATAAGGCCCTCGCGTTGGCCAAGGCGTTGCGCTGCGATCCGAGCTTCTTCTTCCGTCTGGCCGCCCAACAGCCCGACATGCCGATATCTGCCTCGGAAATCGAGAAGATCTTCCCCAACTCGGTCTCGGCCGGGGAGATGAAGATCGTGAACGCGATCCGGACAGCGACCGGCGGCGATGTCGACCCGACGGACGAGCAGCTCGAAGCCGTCTCGGACGTCTTCAGGGTCAAGGAGCGCCGCGGCGTCTCCCC